One genomic segment of Lampris incognitus isolate fLamInc1 chromosome 2, fLamInc1.hap2, whole genome shotgun sequence includes these proteins:
- the tmcc1a gene encoding transmembrane and coiled-coil domains protein 1 isoform X2 — protein sequence MVQRFSLRRQYSKIDRLEVSGLAQTPLTVSYGQDSSFAVGEDAAPDPQRTKQAIAQLQQKILKLTEQIKIEQTARDDNVAEYLKLANNADKQQSTRIKQVFEKKNQKSAQTIQQLQRKLEHYHRKLREVEHNGIPRQPKDVLRDMQQGLKDVGAKVTGFSEGVVDSVKGGLSSFSQATHSAAGAVVSSLIRNKSGSADNISSLKDSLDDPTVEDGVTGAGGRSLGSAGHHLQSSPKYGSEDDCSSATSGSAGANSTTGAPGGPPSSKGNTLERSQNSSLDMLLQAVQELREGQARLEESLDGLKSHYQRDYTVIMQALQEERFRCERLEEQLNDLTELHQNEILNLKQELASMEEKIAYQSYERARDIQEALEACQTRISKMELQQQQQQVVQLEGLENATARTLLGKLINVLLALMAVLLVFVSTVANCVVPLMKTRSRSLSTLLLILLLAFLWRNWEALSGYTHRALQPPR from the exons ATTGATCGGCTGGAGGTGAGTGGCTTGGCTCAGACACCCCTCACTGTGTCATATGGGCAGGACAGCTCATTCGCGGTGGGTGAGGATGCCGCCCCGGACCCGCAACGCACCAAGCAGGCCATCGCCCAGCTGCAGCAGAAAATCCTTAAGCTCACAGAGCAGATCAAGATCGAGCAGACGGCCAGAGATGACAACGTGGCCGAGTACCTCAAACTGGCCAACAACGCTGACAAACAGCAGAGCACACGCATCAAGCAG GTCTTTgagaagaagaaccagaagtccGCCCAAACCATCCAGCAGCTGCAGAGGAAGCTGGAACACTACCATCGAAAGCTGCGGGAGGTGGAGCACAATGGCATCCCGCGCCAGCCCAAGGATGTCCTGCGGGACATGCAGCAAGGCCTGAAAGATGTCGGTGCCAAAGTCACGGGCTTCAGCGAAGGCGTGGTGGATAGTGTCAAGGGAGGCCTCTCCAGCTTCTCCCAGGCCACCCACTCTGCTGCAGGTGCCGTCGTCTCCTCGCTGATCCGCAACAAATCTGGCAGCGCCGACAACATCTCCTCTCTCAAGGACTCCCTGGACGACCCCACAGTGGAGGACGGGGTGACGGGGGCTGGGGGACGTTCACTGGGCAGCGCCGGGCATCACCTCCAGTCGAGCCCCAAGTACGGTAGTGAGGACGACTGCTCCAGTGCCACATCAGGCTCAGCGGGGGCCAACAGCACCACGGGAGCCCCCGGAGGTCCCCCCAGCTCCAAGGGCAACACTTTAGAGAGGAGCCAAAACTCTAGCCTGGACATGCTGTTGCAAGCGGTGCAGGAGCTGAGGGAGGGCCAAGCGAGGTTGGAGGAAAGTCTGGATGGCTTGAAGAGTCACTATCAGAGAGACTACACAGTTATCATGCAGGCCCTGCAGGAGGAGCGCTTCAG gTGTGAGCGTCTGGAAGAGCAGCTTAATGACTTGACAGAACTTCACCAGAATGAGATTTTGAACCTGAAACAAGAGCTGGCAAGCATGGAGGAGAAGATCGCCTACCAGTCGTATGAGAGAGCCAGGGACATCCAG gaggccctggaggcATGTCAGACCAGGATCTCCAAGAtggagctgcagcagcagcaacagcaggtaGTCCAGTTGGAGGGTCTAGAGAACGCCACAGCCAGGACCCTCCTGGGGAAACTCATCAATGTGCTACTTGCCCTTATGGCTGTCCTGCTGGTCTTTGTCTCCACCGTGGCTAATTGTGTAGTGCCCCTGATGAAGACACGGTCGCGCTCCCTCTCCACGCTCCTTCTCATTCTCCTCCTGGCTTTCCTCTGGAGGAATTGGGAGGCGCTGTCGGGGTACACCCACCGAGCACTGCAGCCTCCCAGATGA
- the tmcc1a gene encoding transmembrane and coiled-coil domains protein 1 isoform X1, whose product MPAAHAPPPPQTPGPAALTWDTLPVTWCCRREYQSTEETDKIDRLEVSGLAQTPLTVSYGQDSSFAVGEDAAPDPQRTKQAIAQLQQKILKLTEQIKIEQTARDDNVAEYLKLANNADKQQSTRIKQVFEKKNQKSAQTIQQLQRKLEHYHRKLREVEHNGIPRQPKDVLRDMQQGLKDVGAKVTGFSEGVVDSVKGGLSSFSQATHSAAGAVVSSLIRNKSGSADNISSLKDSLDDPTVEDGVTGAGGRSLGSAGHHLQSSPKYGSEDDCSSATSGSAGANSTTGAPGGPPSSKGNTLERSQNSSLDMLLQAVQELREGQARLEESLDGLKSHYQRDYTVIMQALQEERFRCERLEEQLNDLTELHQNEILNLKQELASMEEKIAYQSYERARDIQEALEACQTRISKMELQQQQQQVVQLEGLENATARTLLGKLINVLLALMAVLLVFVSTVANCVVPLMKTRSRSLSTLLLILLLAFLWRNWEALSGYTHRALQPPR is encoded by the exons ATTGATCGGCTGGAGGTGAGTGGCTTGGCTCAGACACCCCTCACTGTGTCATATGGGCAGGACAGCTCATTCGCGGTGGGTGAGGATGCCGCCCCGGACCCGCAACGCACCAAGCAGGCCATCGCCCAGCTGCAGCAGAAAATCCTTAAGCTCACAGAGCAGATCAAGATCGAGCAGACGGCCAGAGATGACAACGTGGCCGAGTACCTCAAACTGGCCAACAACGCTGACAAACAGCAGAGCACACGCATCAAGCAG GTCTTTgagaagaagaaccagaagtccGCCCAAACCATCCAGCAGCTGCAGAGGAAGCTGGAACACTACCATCGAAAGCTGCGGGAGGTGGAGCACAATGGCATCCCGCGCCAGCCCAAGGATGTCCTGCGGGACATGCAGCAAGGCCTGAAAGATGTCGGTGCCAAAGTCACGGGCTTCAGCGAAGGCGTGGTGGATAGTGTCAAGGGAGGCCTCTCCAGCTTCTCCCAGGCCACCCACTCTGCTGCAGGTGCCGTCGTCTCCTCGCTGATCCGCAACAAATCTGGCAGCGCCGACAACATCTCCTCTCTCAAGGACTCCCTGGACGACCCCACAGTGGAGGACGGGGTGACGGGGGCTGGGGGACGTTCACTGGGCAGCGCCGGGCATCACCTCCAGTCGAGCCCCAAGTACGGTAGTGAGGACGACTGCTCCAGTGCCACATCAGGCTCAGCGGGGGCCAACAGCACCACGGGAGCCCCCGGAGGTCCCCCCAGCTCCAAGGGCAACACTTTAGAGAGGAGCCAAAACTCTAGCCTGGACATGCTGTTGCAAGCGGTGCAGGAGCTGAGGGAGGGCCAAGCGAGGTTGGAGGAAAGTCTGGATGGCTTGAAGAGTCACTATCAGAGAGACTACACAGTTATCATGCAGGCCCTGCAGGAGGAGCGCTTCAG gTGTGAGCGTCTGGAAGAGCAGCTTAATGACTTGACAGAACTTCACCAGAATGAGATTTTGAACCTGAAACAAGAGCTGGCAAGCATGGAGGAGAAGATCGCCTACCAGTCGTATGAGAGAGCCAGGGACATCCAG gaggccctggaggcATGTCAGACCAGGATCTCCAAGAtggagctgcagcagcagcaacagcaggtaGTCCAGTTGGAGGGTCTAGAGAACGCCACAGCCAGGACCCTCCTGGGGAAACTCATCAATGTGCTACTTGCCCTTATGGCTGTCCTGCTGGTCTTTGTCTCCACCGTGGCTAATTGTGTAGTGCCCCTGATGAAGACACGGTCGCGCTCCCTCTCCACGCTCCTTCTCATTCTCCTCCTGGCTTTCCTCTGGAGGAATTGGGAGGCGCTGTCGGGGTACACCCACCGAGCACTGCAGCCTCCCAGATGA
- the tmcc1a gene encoding transmembrane and coiled-coil domains protein 1 isoform X3, which produces MHWELLHLKNGKIDRLEVSGLAQTPLTVSYGQDSSFAVGEDAAPDPQRTKQAIAQLQQKILKLTEQIKIEQTARDDNVAEYLKLANNADKQQSTRIKQVFEKKNQKSAQTIQQLQRKLEHYHRKLREVEHNGIPRQPKDVLRDMQQGLKDVGAKVTGFSEGVVDSVKGGLSSFSQATHSAAGAVVSSLIRNKSGSADNISSLKDSLDDPTVEDGVTGAGGRSLGSAGHHLQSSPKYGSEDDCSSATSGSAGANSTTGAPGGPPSSKGNTLERSQNSSLDMLLQAVQELREGQARLEESLDGLKSHYQRDYTVIMQALQEERFRCERLEEQLNDLTELHQNEILNLKQELASMEEKIAYQSYERARDIQEALEACQTRISKMELQQQQQQVVQLEGLENATARTLLGKLINVLLALMAVLLVFVSTVANCVVPLMKTRSRSLSTLLLILLLAFLWRNWEALSGYTHRALQPPR; this is translated from the exons ATTGATCGGCTGGAGGTGAGTGGCTTGGCTCAGACACCCCTCACTGTGTCATATGGGCAGGACAGCTCATTCGCGGTGGGTGAGGATGCCGCCCCGGACCCGCAACGCACCAAGCAGGCCATCGCCCAGCTGCAGCAGAAAATCCTTAAGCTCACAGAGCAGATCAAGATCGAGCAGACGGCCAGAGATGACAACGTGGCCGAGTACCTCAAACTGGCCAACAACGCTGACAAACAGCAGAGCACACGCATCAAGCAG GTCTTTgagaagaagaaccagaagtccGCCCAAACCATCCAGCAGCTGCAGAGGAAGCTGGAACACTACCATCGAAAGCTGCGGGAGGTGGAGCACAATGGCATCCCGCGCCAGCCCAAGGATGTCCTGCGGGACATGCAGCAAGGCCTGAAAGATGTCGGTGCCAAAGTCACGGGCTTCAGCGAAGGCGTGGTGGATAGTGTCAAGGGAGGCCTCTCCAGCTTCTCCCAGGCCACCCACTCTGCTGCAGGTGCCGTCGTCTCCTCGCTGATCCGCAACAAATCTGGCAGCGCCGACAACATCTCCTCTCTCAAGGACTCCCTGGACGACCCCACAGTGGAGGACGGGGTGACGGGGGCTGGGGGACGTTCACTGGGCAGCGCCGGGCATCACCTCCAGTCGAGCCCCAAGTACGGTAGTGAGGACGACTGCTCCAGTGCCACATCAGGCTCAGCGGGGGCCAACAGCACCACGGGAGCCCCCGGAGGTCCCCCCAGCTCCAAGGGCAACACTTTAGAGAGGAGCCAAAACTCTAGCCTGGACATGCTGTTGCAAGCGGTGCAGGAGCTGAGGGAGGGCCAAGCGAGGTTGGAGGAAAGTCTGGATGGCTTGAAGAGTCACTATCAGAGAGACTACACAGTTATCATGCAGGCCCTGCAGGAGGAGCGCTTCAG gTGTGAGCGTCTGGAAGAGCAGCTTAATGACTTGACAGAACTTCACCAGAATGAGATTTTGAACCTGAAACAAGAGCTGGCAAGCATGGAGGAGAAGATCGCCTACCAGTCGTATGAGAGAGCCAGGGACATCCAG gaggccctggaggcATGTCAGACCAGGATCTCCAAGAtggagctgcagcagcagcaacagcaggtaGTCCAGTTGGAGGGTCTAGAGAACGCCACAGCCAGGACCCTCCTGGGGAAACTCATCAATGTGCTACTTGCCCTTATGGCTGTCCTGCTGGTCTTTGTCTCCACCGTGGCTAATTGTGTAGTGCCCCTGATGAAGACACGGTCGCGCTCCCTCTCCACGCTCCTTCTCATTCTCCTCCTGGCTTTCCTCTGGAGGAATTGGGAGGCGCTGTCGGGGTACACCCACCGAGCACTGCAGCCTCCCAGATGA